The following are encoded in a window of Mycolicibacterium tusciae JS617 genomic DNA:
- a CDS encoding ArsR/SmtB family transcription factor, with amino-acid sequence MGDRAAKNVLFDQFARVGKALSSGKRLELLDLLAQGERTVDALARASELGLSTASAHLQTLKAANLVSTRREGTKVIYRLAGTDVAQLLALVRAVASAHLPDVEAAARAYLGPGTEQVTRGELLDRIKTGQVTVIDVRPREEYEAGHIPAAVSVPLDELADHLAEMPEDHDIVAYCRGAYCVLAHDAVRMLTEGGRTAMRLTDGMLEWRLADLPVATLSR; translated from the coding sequence ATGGGTGATCGTGCCGCCAAGAATGTGTTGTTCGATCAGTTCGCCCGAGTCGGTAAGGCCCTCAGTAGCGGGAAGCGGTTGGAGTTGTTGGATCTGCTGGCTCAAGGTGAGCGCACGGTCGATGCCCTGGCTCGGGCCAGTGAGCTGGGACTTTCCACCGCGTCGGCGCATCTGCAGACCCTGAAGGCGGCGAACCTGGTGAGCACGCGCCGCGAGGGCACCAAGGTGATTTACCGGCTCGCCGGTACCGACGTCGCCCAACTGCTGGCGTTGGTGCGGGCGGTGGCCAGCGCGCATCTACCCGACGTCGAGGCCGCCGCGCGTGCCTACCTGGGCCCGGGCACCGAACAGGTGACTCGGGGTGAGCTACTCGATCGCATCAAGACCGGGCAGGTCACGGTGATCGATGTGCGGCCGAGGGAGGAGTACGAGGCCGGCCACATCCCCGCCGCGGTATCGGTGCCGCTCGATGAACTCGCCGATCACCTCGCCGAAATGCCAGAGGACCACGACATCGTCGCCTACTGCCGCGGTGCCTACTGCGTGCTGGCCCATGACGCGGTACGGATGCTCACCGAGGGCGGCCGCACCGCGATGCGATTGACAGACGGAATGCTCGAATGGCGCCTTGCCGACCTGCCCGTCGCCACCTTGTCCCGCTAG
- a CDS encoding MBL fold metallo-hydrolase, translating into MAGVDLVALIDEGLGNSAYLVDLGDGRALVVDVSRDLRGVYAAASKRGLTVAFAADTHLHADFLSGAHQLGASSGAQVLASAAGDRDFTHTGLHDGDEVDLGGLRLRALLTPGHTHEHMAFLLLDGDLEVGVFTGGSLIVGSAARTDLVSEDRTEELTRAQYASLHRLAALPGDVQVWPTHGAGSFCSAPPGADRTSTIAHELATNPLLQATDETAFVAQLLGSLGSYPPYFRRLGEINRIGPPLLEGEPTLAPLSVDEVQTRLADDAVLIDARPVDRFATAHVRGSISIPLRPVFASWLGWLAPGDRPLIIVRDPDQDPAEIGWQAAKIGYDNIIGELDGAMAAWTAAGHDTASIPLSRAKQLDGRRVLDIRQRSEYLDGHLPGAIHIELGDVTERAAELPDEPTVVMCGHGERAMGAASLLGGTGHHDLVVLDGGPQDWIAATGRQLETGG; encoded by the coding sequence ATGGCTGGAGTCGATCTGGTTGCCCTCATCGATGAGGGCTTGGGCAATTCGGCCTACCTGGTGGATCTGGGCGACGGGCGGGCCCTGGTCGTCGATGTCAGCCGTGATCTACGCGGGGTGTATGCGGCCGCATCCAAACGCGGGTTAACGGTGGCGTTCGCTGCTGACACCCACTTGCATGCCGACTTCCTTTCCGGCGCACATCAACTCGGGGCGAGCAGCGGAGCGCAGGTGTTGGCGTCGGCGGCCGGTGACCGCGACTTCACCCACACCGGACTGCACGACGGCGACGAGGTCGACCTGGGCGGGTTGCGGCTGCGTGCCCTGCTGACACCCGGACACACCCACGAGCACATGGCGTTTCTACTGCTCGACGGTGACCTCGAAGTAGGAGTCTTTACCGGCGGGTCGCTGATCGTCGGCTCGGCCGCACGCACCGACCTGGTCTCTGAAGACCGCACTGAGGAGCTCACCCGCGCCCAATACGCCTCACTGCACCGCCTGGCCGCCCTGCCCGGCGACGTTCAGGTGTGGCCCACCCACGGTGCCGGATCATTCTGCTCGGCACCACCGGGTGCTGACCGCACCAGCACCATCGCGCACGAGCTGGCCACCAACCCGCTGCTGCAGGCCACCGACGAAACAGCCTTCGTGGCGCAGCTTCTCGGCTCGTTGGGTAGCTATCCGCCGTACTTCCGCCGACTCGGTGAGATCAACCGCATCGGCCCACCACTGCTGGAGGGTGAACCCACGCTGGCGCCGCTGAGCGTGGACGAGGTGCAAACCCGGTTGGCCGACGACGCGGTCCTCATCGATGCACGCCCGGTAGACCGCTTCGCCACAGCGCATGTGCGCGGTTCGATCTCCATCCCGCTGAGGCCGGTGTTCGCCTCCTGGCTGGGCTGGCTCGCGCCAGGCGACCGACCACTGATCATCGTGCGCGACCCGGATCAAGACCCTGCCGAAATTGGCTGGCAGGCCGCCAAAATCGGATACGACAACATCATCGGCGAACTCGACGGGGCAATGGCGGCATGGACGGCCGCGGGCCACGACACCGCGAGCATCCCATTGTCCCGGGCCAAACAGCTTGACGGCCGCCGCGTCCTGGACATCCGCCAACGATCGGAATACCTCGACGGGCATCTTCCCGGCGCGATTCACATCGAGCTCGGCGACGTGACGGAGCGGGCCGCAGAGCTGCCTGACGAACCGACAGTGGTCATGTGCGGACACGGTGAACGGGCGATGGGCGCCGCCAGCCTGCTCGGAGGAACCGGCCACCACGACCTCGTCGTGCTCGACGGCGGACCCCAGGACTGGATCGCAGCCACCGGCCGCCAGCTGGAGACCGGTGGATGA
- a CDS encoding MFS transporter, which translates to MNTTDPQLRLGLRANLSQFCLLVAVNALVGGMVGQEQTVLPLLAEQEFHLTGYTFLLTYVFAFGITKAATNYFAGTWSDRYGRKPVLLAGWLLAVPVPLLLIWAPSWGWVIAANVLLGINQGLTWSTTVIMKIDLVGPRQRGLAMGFNEAAGYGAVAITAVLAGYLAADYGLRPAPFLLGLSYALIALGLTAVFVRETRGHAQLEANHHDNTHTDTLLTNRQIFLRASFTERALSSASQAGLVNNLNFGLSWGLFPILFATTGMPVDRIGILIAVYPAVWGVGQLATGALSDRWGRKHLITAGMLTQAGGLALIATGDTFTWWLTASALLGAGTAMVYPTLLAAVGDVAHPLWRARAVGVYRLWRDSGYAAGAIVGGITADLWGVRAAIWVAAAITVVSGVAVAVRMYETHPAADRSNATAN; encoded by the coding sequence ATGAACACCACCGACCCACAACTGCGACTCGGGTTGCGCGCCAACCTCTCCCAATTCTGCTTACTGGTAGCCGTCAACGCTCTCGTCGGCGGCATGGTCGGCCAGGAACAAACCGTCCTGCCACTGTTGGCAGAACAGGAATTCCACCTCACCGGCTACACCTTCCTGCTGACCTATGTGTTCGCCTTCGGCATCACCAAGGCCGCCACCAACTACTTCGCCGGCACCTGGTCGGACCGCTACGGCCGCAAGCCCGTGCTGCTCGCGGGATGGCTGCTCGCCGTACCCGTTCCGCTGCTGCTGATCTGGGCACCATCATGGGGCTGGGTGATCGCCGCCAACGTACTGCTAGGCATCAACCAAGGCCTGACCTGGTCGACCACCGTCATCATGAAAATCGACCTCGTCGGCCCCCGCCAGCGCGGCCTGGCCATGGGATTCAACGAAGCCGCCGGCTACGGCGCCGTCGCCATCACCGCAGTCCTGGCCGGCTACCTCGCCGCGGACTATGGCCTGCGGCCCGCACCATTCCTGCTCGGGCTGTCCTACGCCCTGATCGCCCTGGGCCTCACCGCTGTGTTCGTCCGCGAGACCCGCGGCCACGCCCAACTGGAAGCCAACCACCACGACAACACCCACACCGACACCCTGCTCACCAACAGGCAGATCTTCCTCCGCGCCAGCTTCACCGAACGAGCGCTGTCCTCAGCCAGCCAGGCCGGCCTGGTCAACAACCTCAACTTCGGCCTGTCCTGGGGCCTATTCCCAATCCTGTTCGCCACCACCGGCATGCCCGTCGACCGCATCGGCATCCTCATCGCCGTCTACCCCGCGGTGTGGGGCGTGGGCCAACTGGCCACAGGCGCCCTATCGGACCGCTGGGGCCGCAAACACCTCATCACCGCCGGCATGCTCACCCAAGCCGGCGGGCTAGCGCTGATCGCCACGGGCGACACCTTCACGTGGTGGCTCACCGCCTCGGCGCTGCTCGGCGCGGGCACCGCAATGGTCTACCCGACCCTGCTGGCCGCCGTCGGCGACGTCGCACACCCGCTGTGGCGGGCCCGCGCCGTCGGCGTGTACCGACTCTGGCGCGACAGCGGATATGCCGCCGGCGCAATCGTCGGCGGCATCACCGCCGACCTATGGGGAGTGCGCGCCGCAATCTGGGTTGCAGCCGCCATCACCGTCGTCTCCGGGGTCGCCGTCGCGGTGCGCATGTATGAAACCCACCCCGCTGCCGATCGATCCAACGCCACCGCCAACTGA
- a CDS encoding cation diffusion facilitator family transporter encodes MTHDAEPATSHDGGDGHGHGHGSSDDHGSAHPHQHRKGLRGVLSEIFAPHSHDASDSIDDALESSAAGIRAVKISLLALGATSVAQLVIVAISGSVALLADTIHNFSDALTAIPLWIAFALGTKAATRRYTYGFGRAEDLAGLFVIAMIALSAIIAGVESVRRLINPVAIEYVGWVAVAGLVGFIGNELVAIYRIRVGRQIGSAALIADGLHARTDGFTSLAVLLGAGGVALGFPLADPIVGLLITVAILAVLRTAVRDVFGRLLDAVDPGLVDAAEAALAAEPGVTAVRSVKMRWIGHRIHADAELDIDPSTSLTDAHRIAHDAEHTLTHAVPKLSSALVHAYPATTDPP; translated from the coding sequence ATGACGCATGACGCCGAACCCGCCACTAGCCACGACGGCGGTGACGGCCACGGCCACGGCCACGGCTCGAGTGACGATCACGGCTCGGCTCACCCTCACCAGCATCGGAAGGGCCTGCGGGGGGTGCTATCGGAGATCTTCGCGCCGCACAGCCACGACGCCTCCGACAGCATCGACGACGCGCTGGAATCCAGTGCGGCCGGCATCCGCGCGGTGAAGATCAGCCTGCTCGCGCTGGGTGCGACGTCGGTCGCTCAGCTGGTGATCGTGGCGATCTCCGGGTCGGTGGCACTGTTGGCCGACACCATCCACAACTTCTCCGATGCGTTGACCGCGATCCCGCTGTGGATCGCGTTCGCGCTCGGCACTAAGGCCGCCACGCGCCGCTACACCTACGGCTTCGGCCGCGCCGAAGACCTGGCCGGGTTGTTCGTGATCGCGATGATCGCGCTCTCGGCGATCATCGCCGGAGTCGAATCCGTCCGACGCCTGATCAACCCGGTTGCGATTGAGTACGTCGGCTGGGTCGCCGTCGCCGGGCTGGTCGGGTTCATCGGCAACGAACTCGTCGCGATCTATCGCATCCGCGTCGGGCGGCAGATCGGGTCGGCTGCGCTGATCGCCGACGGACTGCACGCCCGCACCGACGGATTCACCTCGCTGGCCGTGCTCCTCGGCGCCGGGGGTGTGGCGCTGGGCTTCCCGCTGGCCGATCCCATCGTCGGGCTGCTCATCACCGTCGCCATCCTCGCAGTGCTGCGCACTGCGGTGCGCGACGTCTTCGGGCGCCTGCTCGACGCGGTCGACCCCGGACTGGTCGACGCCGCCGAAGCCGCGCTGGCCGCGGAACCCGGAGTCACCGCAGTACGCAGCGTGAAGATGCGCTGGATCGGGCACCGCATCCACGCCGACGCCGAACTCGACATCGACCCCAGCACCAGCTTGACCGACGCCCACCGGATCGCCCACGACGCCGAACACACCCTGACCCACGCCGTCCCGAAACTCTCGTCTGCACTCGTACACGCCTACCCTGCGACTACCGACCCGCCCTGA
- a CDS encoding Rv1680 family SBP-like protein produces MMAEQLLVGAVAYTPNVVPIWEGIRDYFRGSNSEMDFVLYSNYGRLVDSLIAGHIDIAWNTNLAYVRAMMQTDGHCTAIAQRDTDVDYTTVFLAPTGSGLQGAASLAGKRLALGSADSAHAAILPLYYLARAGVSGSDMQIIRFDTDIGKHGDTGRSELDAVSAVLAGDADVAAIGISTWNAMGTEDLMSGSLEVAWQTEGYCHCMFTALDTLPERRYGEWRENLLAMDWNTPEHRKILELEGLRQWVAPHLDGYKPLFAAVEEQGVDPRW; encoded by the coding sequence ATTATGGCTGAACAACTGCTCGTCGGCGCCGTCGCCTACACGCCAAATGTCGTGCCGATCTGGGAGGGAATCCGCGACTACTTCCGCGGGTCGAACAGCGAGATGGATTTCGTGCTGTACTCCAATTACGGCCGATTAGTCGATTCGTTGATCGCCGGGCACATCGACATCGCCTGGAACACCAACCTTGCCTACGTGCGGGCGATGATGCAGACCGACGGTCACTGCACTGCCATTGCGCAGCGCGACACCGATGTTGACTACACCACCGTTTTTCTCGCACCGACCGGGAGCGGGCTACAGGGCGCGGCATCACTGGCCGGTAAGCGTTTGGCACTCGGGTCGGCCGACTCTGCGCACGCGGCCATCCTGCCGCTGTACTACCTTGCCCGCGCTGGGGTTTCGGGGTCAGACATGCAGATCATCCGTTTCGATACCGACATTGGCAAGCACGGGGACACCGGCCGCAGCGAGCTCGATGCCGTCTCCGCGGTGTTGGCCGGGGACGCCGATGTAGCCGCGATCGGTATCTCGACTTGGAATGCGATGGGCACTGAGGATCTGATGTCGGGCTCGCTGGAGGTGGCCTGGCAGACAGAGGGCTACTGCCACTGCATGTTTACCGCCTTGGATACGCTGCCCGAGCGGCGGTATGGGGAGTGGCGAGAGAATCTGCTAGCGATGGACTGGAACACTCCAGAACATCGCAAGATCCTTGAACTAGAAGGACTGCGCCAATGGGTCGCTCCGCACCTTGACGGTTACAAGCCGCTTTTCGCCGCAGTCGAGGAGCAGGGCGTCGACCCGCGATGGTGA
- a CDS encoding nucleoside phosphorylase gives MPLLAAKNYAAPAVFEPANLLREARRQRGLADIAVPAVGLLDPDGDIVRYLAASGRGRRHPGWACYHTEMWTVDLDGIEIGVVGMAVGAPFAVLVAEQLTASGAEIILSITSAGQISAVDELPCFVLIEKALRDEGTSLHYQPPGRWSRLDDALQRRLAGAFTHLPEPVWPGSSWTTDAPYRETTHAIEAARQDNIACVEMEAAGLYAYAAARSKAVVCFAHITNTMATTGADFEKGVDNGAHDALAVARAAAAALR, from the coding sequence ATGCCTTTGTTGGCCGCCAAGAACTATGCGGCGCCGGCGGTGTTCGAGCCCGCCAACCTGTTGCGTGAGGCCCGTCGCCAGCGCGGCCTTGCAGATATCGCGGTTCCCGCGGTGGGCTTGCTCGATCCTGATGGCGACATCGTTCGCTACCTCGCCGCGAGCGGCCGCGGTCGGCGACATCCCGGGTGGGCGTGCTATCACACCGAGATGTGGACCGTGGATCTCGACGGCATCGAGATCGGTGTCGTCGGAATGGCTGTCGGCGCACCGTTCGCCGTGCTGGTCGCCGAACAACTCACCGCGTCGGGAGCCGAGATCATTTTGAGTATCACTTCTGCGGGGCAGATCTCCGCCGTCGATGAACTGCCCTGCTTCGTGCTCATCGAAAAGGCGTTGCGCGACGAGGGAACCAGCCTGCACTACCAACCACCAGGGCGCTGGAGCCGATTGGACGACGCACTGCAGCGGCGGCTTGCCGGAGCGTTCACACACCTGCCCGAACCGGTGTGGCCAGGCTCCTCCTGGACCACCGACGCTCCCTACCGTGAGACAACGCACGCGATCGAAGCGGCCAGACAGGACAATATCGCATGTGTCGAAATGGAAGCTGCCGGCCTGTACGCCTATGCCGCGGCACGCAGTAAAGCCGTGGTGTGCTTCGCCCACATCACCAACACGATGGCCACCACAGGTGCGGACTTCGAAAAGGGCGTTGACAATGGCGCGCATGACGCACTAGCTGTCGCTCGCGCCGCCGCTGCTGCGCTCCGCTAA
- the fadE16 gene encoding Rv1679 family acyl-CoA dehydrogenase encodes MDIPALLKPVLDVASENAERVDAEGIYPVEAVAALRDSGLLGLVLPREVGGLGAGPVQFTEVIGELAAACGSTAMIYLMHVSAAVTVAAAPPAALPDLLCALASGDALGTLAFSERGSRSHFWAPVSTATAAGDAVRIKADKSFVTSAGYADVYVVSCGSASGVAGEVDLYAVPAGTDGLQVAGHFVGLGLRGNASAPMSVVVEIPASQRIGDVAGGFAMMMQTVLPWFNLGNAAVSIGLAASAHAAALTHVGGTRLEHLGESLAQLPTIRGQIARTGIALAAQRAYLRLAADSVTTPDDNTMTHVLGIKASANDAALAITESAMRVCGGAAFSKQLPIERAFRDARAGAVMAPTADVLYDFYGKAVTGMPLF; translated from the coding sequence ATGGACATTCCCGCGCTGCTGAAACCCGTGCTTGATGTCGCGTCCGAAAATGCCGAACGAGTCGATGCCGAGGGCATCTACCCGGTTGAGGCTGTTGCCGCGTTGCGGGACAGCGGACTGCTCGGCCTGGTGTTGCCGAGGGAAGTCGGCGGTCTGGGGGCCGGGCCGGTGCAGTTCACCGAGGTGATCGGTGAGCTCGCCGCAGCATGCGGCTCCACCGCGATGATCTACCTGATGCATGTCTCGGCCGCGGTCACGGTCGCGGCCGCACCTCCGGCCGCGCTGCCAGATCTGCTGTGCGCGTTGGCAAGCGGCGACGCGCTGGGGACGTTGGCGTTCAGCGAGAGGGGCTCGCGGTCACATTTCTGGGCTCCGGTCTCGACTGCCACCGCTGCGGGTGACGCGGTCCGCATCAAAGCCGACAAGAGTTTCGTGACGTCGGCCGGATACGCCGACGTATACGTCGTTTCGTGTGGATCGGCATCAGGAGTAGCCGGCGAGGTCGACCTGTACGCGGTGCCCGCCGGCACGGACGGGCTGCAGGTCGCTGGGCATTTCGTCGGACTTGGCCTGCGCGGAAACGCATCCGCACCCATGAGTGTTGTCGTTGAAATACCTGCCTCACAACGGATCGGCGATGTCGCCGGCGGTTTCGCGATGATGATGCAGACAGTGCTGCCCTGGTTCAACCTCGGCAATGCCGCGGTCTCCATCGGTCTGGCGGCGAGCGCCCACGCGGCCGCTCTCACCCACGTCGGTGGCACTCGGCTCGAGCATTTGGGTGAATCGCTGGCACAGTTGCCGACGATACGAGGCCAGATCGCCCGCACTGGCATTGCTTTGGCAGCGCAGCGCGCGTACTTGCGGTTGGCTGCCGACAGTGTCACCACACCCGACGACAACACCATGACCCACGTACTCGGAATCAAAGCATCGGCCAACGACGCCGCGCTGGCCATCACCGAGTCGGCGATGCGCGTCTGCGGGGGCGCGGCGTTCTCCAAACAGCTGCCGATCGAGCGGGCGTTCCGCGACGCTCGGGCCGGAGCAGTGATGGCGCCGACCGCCGACGTCCTCTATGACTTCTATGGCAAAGCCGTCACCGGGATGCCTCTTTTCTAG
- a CDS encoding DUF1232 domain-containing protein yields the protein MLKRLAGDPSMPRGVRTRLLVLLGYLALPFDLIPDFVPMLGYVDDVIIVVFAVRSVVRRAGPAALSTHWPGTPDGVVAVRRLCQLGPSG from the coding sequence ATGCTCAAACGGCTGGCCGGCGACCCGTCGATGCCGCGCGGCGTGCGCACCCGGCTCCTGGTGTTGCTCGGGTATCTGGCATTGCCATTCGACCTGATCCCCGACTTCGTCCCGATGCTCGGCTACGTCGACGACGTGATCATCGTCGTGTTCGCTGTGCGCTCGGTCGTTCGACGCGCCGGCCCGGCGGCGCTGTCGACGCATTGGCCCGGAACACCAGATGGCGTCGTCGCCGTACGCCGGCTATGCCAACTCGGACCGAGCGGTTAG
- a CDS encoding SRPBCC family protein, with the protein MTTATTGEARVEIDAAPLTVYQLISDITRMGEWSPECYRCEWLGGATTALVGAKFRGHNRLGKARWTTDAIITAADPRREFAFTVLHKNGREETLWRYELRQVGAGTEVIESYRFLWCPIANRIAEIPIPRDKQLRSGIQETLDRIKSAAEQGV; encoded by the coding sequence TTGACTACCGCAACGACCGGCGAAGCACGTGTCGAGATCGACGCCGCACCGCTCACCGTCTACCAACTCATCAGCGACATCACCCGCATGGGCGAATGGAGCCCAGAGTGCTACCGATGCGAGTGGCTCGGCGGCGCGACGACCGCCTTGGTCGGTGCCAAGTTCCGGGGACACAACCGGCTCGGCAAGGCTCGCTGGACAACTGACGCCATCATCACCGCCGCGGACCCCCGGCGGGAGTTCGCGTTCACGGTTCTGCATAAGAACGGCCGCGAAGAAACGTTGTGGCGCTACGAACTTAGGCAAGTCGGTGCCGGCACCGAGGTGATCGAGTCCTACCGCTTTCTGTGGTGCCCGATCGCGAATCGAATAGCCGAGATACCTATCCCGCGTGACAAGCAGCTCCGCAGTGGCATTCAGGAAACCTTGGATCGAATCAAATCTGCGGCAGAACAGGGCGTGTGA
- a CDS encoding DoxX family membrane protein, translating into MTETAHTTDATVNETNVYRLMARAFTALRIFTGLVWISNALAKIFDVGNYDWGFFSFNLITLGAARGIATDASDKTYIAPLGALYRNVVLPNWDAFSVFLTLAELAIGLGLLFGVATRLAAVGGLLLLTPIWVMLWDRGQYLWTYPAEDLFPLLLLAIVPAGRVLGFDKYLATRFHGRWPF; encoded by the coding sequence ATGACGGAGACCGCTCACACCACCGATGCGACAGTCAATGAAACCAACGTCTACCGGTTAATGGCCCGTGCGTTCACCGCATTGCGGATCTTCACCGGCCTGGTCTGGATCTCCAATGCGCTCGCCAAGATCTTCGACGTCGGTAATTACGACTGGGGCTTTTTTTCCTTCAACCTGATCACACTGGGTGCTGCGCGGGGAATCGCCACCGACGCGTCCGACAAGACCTACATCGCACCGCTTGGCGCGCTCTACCGCAACGTCGTCTTGCCCAATTGGGACGCCTTCAGTGTTTTCCTCACGCTTGCCGAGTTGGCAATCGGTTTGGGACTTCTCTTCGGGGTGGCCACGCGGCTGGCCGCGGTTGGCGGCTTACTGCTACTCACCCCGATCTGGGTGATGCTCTGGGACCGGGGTCAATACCTCTGGACCTACCCGGCCGAAGACCTGTTCCCGCTGCTACTTCTGGCCATCGTGCCCGCCGGACGGGTGCTGGGCTTCGACAAGTATCTCGCCACCCGATTCCACGGCCGATGGCCGTTCTGA
- a CDS encoding ArsR/SmtB family transcription factor, whose translation MNADSDTCGRRLADDQVDLVVEVFGMLADATRVRVLWALVGREMSVNDLATHVGKPASSVSQHLAKLRMGRLVRTRREGTTIFYSLDNDHIGQLVTDAVFNAEHAGPGVPSHHRDAADLATLHPATDAADSTGARPTGRRA comes from the coding sequence ATGAATGCAGATAGTGATACATGTGGTCGTCGGCTCGCCGATGATCAAGTCGATCTGGTGGTCGAGGTGTTCGGGATGCTGGCCGATGCGACCCGCGTTCGGGTGCTGTGGGCGTTGGTGGGCCGGGAGATGTCGGTCAACGACCTGGCCACGCACGTCGGCAAGCCCGCGTCGTCGGTGTCTCAGCACCTGGCCAAGCTCCGGATGGGGCGGCTGGTCCGGACCCGCCGCGAGGGCACCACGATCTTCTACAGCCTGGACAACGACCACATCGGCCAGCTGGTGACCGATGCGGTGTTCAACGCCGAGCACGCCGGGCCCGGTGTGCCCAGTCATCACCGTGACGCCGCCGACCTCGCGACCCTGCACCCGGCCACCGATGCTGCCGACTCGACCGGGGCCCGGCCGACGGGACGCCGCGCATGA
- a CDS encoding Rv1681 family radical SAM protein, which yields MVIIDLMRVMGGIADGMLAEVTIQSAADHELADRWCARTGNTIVRADVDDAGVGTLVVRRGRPADPAVDLGRDRIPGARLWLYTNFHCNLACDYCCVASSPQAPRRELGSERIARLVTEAAAWGVRELYLTGGEPFLLTDIDTIVRTCVDALPTTVLTNGMVFRGRGRRALESMPRKGLALQISLDSATPRLHDAHRGPGSWQKAVDGIRLACSLGFRVRVAATVAAPAPGQLDDFHKFLDELGIASDDQVIRPIAAEGIATNGVVLTRETLVPEVTVTADGVYWHPVAAIDQNALVSPRIEPLTPALDEIARLFAEQWAKASTAAALFPCA from the coding sequence ATGGTGATTATCGACCTGATGCGGGTTATGGGCGGCATCGCCGACGGCATGCTCGCCGAGGTGACGATTCAGTCGGCGGCCGACCATGAACTCGCCGACCGATGGTGTGCTCGCACCGGGAACACCATCGTGCGAGCCGACGTCGACGACGCTGGTGTCGGTACGCTAGTGGTCCGTCGCGGCCGGCCTGCCGACCCAGCAGTGGATCTCGGTAGAGATCGAATTCCTGGAGCGCGGTTGTGGCTCTATACCAACTTTCACTGCAACCTGGCCTGTGACTACTGCTGTGTGGCGTCCTCACCACAGGCGCCGCGCCGCGAGCTCGGCAGCGAAAGGATCGCGCGGCTGGTGACCGAGGCTGCAGCATGGGGCGTCCGGGAGCTGTACCTGACAGGCGGGGAGCCCTTCCTGCTCACCGACATCGATACCATCGTGCGCACCTGTGTGGACGCCCTGCCCACCACAGTTCTCACCAACGGAATGGTGTTCCGTGGCCGAGGGCGCCGCGCGCTGGAATCGATGCCCCGCAAGGGATTGGCATTGCAGATTAGCCTCGACTCCGCCACCCCGCGCCTGCACGACGCGCATCGGGGTCCGGGCAGCTGGCAGAAGGCCGTCGACGGTATCCGGCTCGCGTGTTCACTCGGATTCCGCGTCCGGGTGGCTGCGACCGTCGCTGCACCCGCTCCGGGGCAGCTCGACGATTTCCACAAGTTCCTCGACGAACTCGGCATCGCATCCGACGATCAGGTCATCCGGCCGATCGCGGCGGAGGGGATCGCAACCAACGGTGTCGTCCTGACCCGCGAGACGCTCGTGCCCGAGGTGACCGTTACTGCCGACGGCGTGTACTGGCACCCCGTTGCAGCGATCGACCAAAATGCTCTGGTCAGCCCGCGGATCGAACCATTGACGCCCGCCCTCGACGAGATTGCGCGACTGTTCGCCGAGCAATGGGCGAAAGCATCGACGGCCGCCGCATTGTTCCCCTGTGCATGA